A section of the Bacillus pumilus genome encodes:
- a CDS encoding dimethylarginine dimethylaminohydrolase family protein: MHSIRAEQIHKMPQCMSEYDNLQEVLLCSPIYMEIKQIINETQKHFARENISQMKAIAQHKQLIQILKNHQVRPIMLPANDRYPEQVFTRDIGFTIGHTLFVSSMAAPVRQGEEQLLKEWAQENGFKTVSLTNGTIEGGDVLVDQTRVFVGMSKRTNPAAIHELKKELPDHDIIPIHLPPHILHLDCVMNILSHDEMLIYPEAFKKEDLHLLNMHYHLIEISEQEQFTLGPNVLSIGQKKVISLPINQETNAALTAHGYTVIEVDFSEIIKSGGSFRCCTLPIRRSSTKKASV, encoded by the coding sequence ATGCATTCTATAAGAGCAGAACAAATACACAAAATGCCGCAATGTATGAGTGAATATGACAATTTACAAGAAGTCCTTTTATGCAGCCCCATCTATATGGAAATCAAACAGATCATCAACGAAACCCAAAAACATTTTGCAAGAGAAAATATTTCTCAAATGAAAGCCATTGCTCAGCATAAGCAATTGATCCAAATCCTAAAAAACCATCAAGTACGTCCCATTATGCTTCCTGCAAATGACCGCTATCCTGAGCAAGTCTTTACTCGGGATATTGGGTTTACGATTGGACATACACTCTTTGTTTCAAGCATGGCTGCTCCGGTTCGGCAAGGAGAAGAACAATTATTAAAAGAGTGGGCACAGGAAAATGGCTTCAAAACTGTTAGCCTGACAAACGGAACGATTGAAGGCGGCGATGTACTTGTAGACCAAACACGTGTATTTGTCGGAATGAGCAAAAGAACAAACCCAGCCGCTATCCATGAGCTCAAAAAAGAACTGCCGGATCATGACATTATTCCCATTCATCTTCCTCCTCACATTTTGCACCTCGATTGTGTGATGAATATTCTCTCTCATGATGAGATGTTGATTTATCCTGAAGCGTTCAAAAAAGAGGATCTTCACTTGCTCAACATGCATTATCATCTCATTGAAATAAGTGAACAAGAGCAATTCACACTCGGACCTAACGTTTTATCTATTGGACAGAAAAAAGTGATCAGTTTGCCCATCAATCAAGAAACAAATGCTGCATTAACCGCTCACGGGTATACTGTCATTGAAGTGGATTTTTCAGAAATCATTAAATCTGGTGGGTCTTTTAGATGCTGCACATTACCGATTCGGCGTTCATCCACTAAAAAAGCCAGCGTGTAG
- a CDS encoding PadR family transcriptional regulator, producing the protein MTTSTQMLKGILEGCLLSIISEGEIYGYEMTKKLAQYGFDQISEGSIYPILLRMQKEQLVTTVTKASASGPKRKYYTLTQAGEQALTEFITRWSELSKNVNCLLQKGK; encoded by the coding sequence ATGACAACATCCACACAAATGCTAAAAGGAATTTTAGAAGGCTGCCTGCTGTCGATTATTTCAGAGGGTGAGATTTATGGATATGAAATGACGAAGAAGCTTGCTCAATATGGGTTTGATCAAATTAGTGAAGGAAGTATCTATCCGATCCTGCTGCGTATGCAAAAGGAACAGCTCGTGACCACTGTCACAAAAGCATCAGCAAGCGGTCCGAAAAGGAAATATTATACGCTCACTCAAGCTGGCGAACAAGCGCTCACAGAGTTTATTACCCGCTGGAGTGAGCTTTCAAAGAATGTAAATTGTTTACTACAAAAAGGGAAGTGA
- a CDS encoding GNAT family N-acetyltransferase — protein sequence MQHQTRTVLETERLRLRTMNEHDAPFLYHMLFQDEEVMKYYPSLKDEQQTKEWIAWNQKNDRVYHTSLWIIEDKETNEPFGQSGIVLQNIEGQTELEIGYMLKKAAWGNGYAAEAAKGCLTYGFEEMKVRRMVSLIRPDNEASVKVALKMGMKKEKTISKWDQIIDVYSINRNEENGSLTK from the coding sequence ATGCAACATCAAACACGGACGGTGCTTGAAACAGAGCGGCTCAGGCTGAGAACGATGAATGAACATGATGCCCCATTTTTATATCACATGTTGTTTCAAGATGAAGAAGTGATGAAATATTATCCTTCTTTGAAGGATGAGCAGCAAACGAAAGAGTGGATTGCATGGAATCAAAAGAATGACCGCGTGTATCATACTTCTCTCTGGATCATTGAAGACAAAGAAACGAATGAACCATTTGGACAAAGCGGGATTGTTTTGCAAAACATCGAAGGACAAACCGAACTTGAAATCGGCTATATGCTTAAGAAAGCAGCGTGGGGGAATGGCTATGCTGCTGAAGCCGCAAAGGGCTGTCTCACCTACGGCTTTGAAGAAATGAAGGTCAGACGAATGGTGAGCTTAATTCGCCCGGATAATGAGGCATCGGTAAAGGTCGCTTTAAAAATGGGCATGAAAAAAGAAAAAACCATTTCAAAATGGGACCAAATCATTGATGTATACAGTATCAATCGCAACGAAGAAAACGGCTCGCTTACAAAATAA
- a CDS encoding small multi-drug export protein, with translation MDILWGYVLVFVLAALPFFEVVGVVPLAILSGMHPVPAAVIGFIGNFFTVFLLIVFVDRFKAWRLKKKGSKTDEKGEKKQQRARKIWERYGLPGLALFGPFIIGSHLAAFMCMSFGTKRKQVAVWMTVSLIMWTALAASLTGAGFHYFAPDSTGLFGDIFSQ, from the coding sequence TTGGATATTTTATGGGGATATGTACTTGTGTTTGTATTGGCTGCTTTGCCTTTTTTTGAAGTGGTAGGGGTTGTTCCGTTAGCGATTTTAAGTGGCATGCATCCTGTACCGGCAGCAGTTATTGGATTCATCGGTAATTTTTTTACTGTTTTCCTTCTCATTGTTTTCGTAGACCGTTTTAAAGCATGGCGGTTAAAGAAGAAAGGGAGCAAAACTGATGAAAAAGGAGAAAAAAAGCAGCAGCGGGCGAGAAAAATTTGGGAACGCTATGGTCTCCCAGGATTAGCGCTATTCGGACCTTTTATCATTGGCAGTCATTTAGCGGCGTTTATGTGCATGAGCTTTGGAACAAAAAGAAAGCAAGTCGCAGTGTGGATGACAGTCAGTTTAATCATGTGGACAGCGCTGGCAGCTAGTTTAACCGGTGCGGGATTCCATTACTTTGCCCCAGATTCAACTGGATTGTTCGGAGATATATTTAGTCAGTAA
- a CDS encoding HAAS domain-containing protein, whose protein sequence is MVSKETRHVLLELKLYLISKGKNQDEIDELMDELTTHAVEAEKDGKTGEALFGGDPRGYADELAKEMSGNHKDWVPFVSAFLIGSLFYMILSDAISQSLSYSWYALIGYPLVLVANVIMIIVMFRASAFQTGSRAFLYFWILGIFQLTSMVTIKLLDQKLGTPLLVLTSGQRWGVILLMLFCIIVFNAIMKANFISLIPIIFFGPQLIFEWIGWTSQGVLLLQSLLSIVIIIGLVLIVLRRTNKKNESTM, encoded by the coding sequence ATGGTATCAAAAGAAACAAGACACGTTCTACTAGAGCTGAAACTCTATCTCATCTCAAAGGGGAAAAATCAGGATGAAATTGATGAGCTAATGGATGAACTGACGACACATGCGGTTGAGGCTGAAAAAGACGGTAAAACAGGCGAGGCTTTGTTTGGCGGTGATCCGCGGGGCTATGCTGATGAACTGGCAAAAGAGATGTCAGGAAACCATAAAGATTGGGTTCCCTTCGTTAGTGCCTTCTTAATTGGATCACTCTTTTATATGATTTTATCAGATGCGATCAGTCAAAGCTTATCCTATTCTTGGTATGCATTGATTGGTTATCCGCTCGTTTTAGTGGCTAATGTCATCATGATCATTGTGATGTTTAGAGCGTCTGCCTTTCAAACAGGCAGCCGGGCATTTCTTTATTTTTGGATCTTAGGCATTTTTCAATTGACTTCAATGGTCACAATCAAACTATTGGATCAAAAACTAGGCACACCATTACTTGTGCTGACATCAGGTCAAAGATGGGGCGTCATCCTGCTTATGCTGTTTTGTATCATTGTCTTTAATGCGATTATGAAAGCGAATTTCATTTCACTGATTCCGATCATCTTTTTCGGACCGCAGCTCATATTCGAATGGATTGGCTGGACATCACAAGGCGTTCTTCTCTTGCAAAGTCTACTATCTATTGTGATCATAATTGGGCTTGTGCTCATTGTTTTACGCCGGACGAATAAGAAAAATGAAAGCACGATGTAA
- a CDS encoding acyl-CoA thioesterase: protein MSEENFKYCKESKVVKTSRVFPLDTNNHQTLFGGKLMSYIDDIASISAARHSRSETVTASMDSVDFLEPIGQKESVCLESYVTWVGTSSMEVFVKVMKENLMSGERRLAATSFLTFVSLDEDGKPKRVPQVMPETEEEIMLHQTAKQRAEERKSRRKHSKALADALGTDKPWA from the coding sequence ATGAGTGAAGAAAATTTCAAATACTGCAAGGAATCAAAAGTTGTTAAAACCAGCAGGGTATTTCCTCTCGATACGAATAATCACCAAACCTTATTTGGCGGAAAATTAATGAGTTATATAGATGACATTGCCTCCATCTCGGCAGCAAGGCACAGCCGAAGTGAAACGGTTACGGCTTCGATGGATTCTGTTGACTTTTTAGAGCCGATTGGACAAAAAGAGTCAGTATGCTTGGAATCCTATGTGACATGGGTTGGCACGTCTTCCATGGAAGTGTTCGTTAAAGTCATGAAAGAAAACTTGATGTCTGGAGAACGCAGACTTGCAGCCACTTCATTTCTGACATTTGTCTCGTTAGATGAAGACGGAAAACCTAAACGAGTTCCGCAGGTGATGCCTGAAACAGAGGAAGAAATCATGCTGCATCAAACAGCAAAACAGCGAGCTGAAGAAAGAAAAAGCCGCCGAAAGCATAGCAAGGCGCTAGCTGACGCACTTGGGACAGATAAACCATGGGCGTAA